A section of the Metabacillus endolithicus genome encodes:
- a CDS encoding cell division protein FtsQ/DivIB has translation MEKKVVSLEDRIPKLQQQRKQKTNRRLISFLSIFFLLILLVIYFQSPLSKVSSITVKGNVHVESEKIIEMSKITTSNGFWNINTTKTSQLIEEHLQIKQATVEKKFPNHIVLQVDEYDSIAYLEENGVYKPILENGQVLKDRTVKVPADAPVLINWNQEKDVNEMINELKKLSPSILNSISEIHHAPNKTDPWLVHLYMNDGYEVMASVRTFSKKMNTYTKIVSQLDENSKGIIHLEVGSYFESYTPIESKEEGDEAQDETEG, from the coding sequence TTGGAGAAAAAGGTTGTTTCGTTAGAAGATCGCATACCAAAACTACAGCAGCAGCGAAAACAGAAGACTAATCGAAGACTTATTTCATTCCTTTCAATCTTTTTTCTATTAATTTTACTTGTTATTTATTTTCAGTCTCCCTTAAGTAAAGTCTCAAGTATAACAGTAAAAGGAAATGTACATGTTGAGTCGGAAAAGATCATTGAAATGAGTAAAATTACAACTTCTAATGGGTTTTGGAATATCAATACAACAAAGACTAGTCAGTTGATTGAGGAGCATTTACAAATAAAACAAGCCACTGTGGAAAAAAAGTTTCCTAACCATATTGTCTTGCAGGTTGATGAGTATGACAGTATTGCTTATCTAGAAGAGAATGGTGTATATAAGCCGATTCTTGAAAATGGACAAGTTCTGAAGGACCGTACTGTGAAAGTACCGGCAGATGCACCGGTACTGATAAACTGGAATCAGGAGAAAGATGTTAATGAGATGATAAATGAGTTGAAAAAATTATCTCCCAGTATCTTAAACTCAATTTCAGAAATTCATCATGCTCCTAATAAAACAGATCCTTGGTTAGTTCATCTTTATATGAATGATGGTTATGAAGTAATGGCATCTGTTCGTACATTTTCAAAGAAAATGAATACTTACACTAAAATAGTAAGTCAGCTGGACGAGAACAGTAAAGGAATCATTCATCTGGAAGTAGGCTCTTATTTTGAATCTTATACACCAATAGAGTCAAAGGAAGAGGGGGATGAAGCTCAAGATGAAACTGAGGGGTAG
- a CDS encoding DUF881 domain-containing protein encodes MRGSYVIFSLILLVAGFLFSYSYQLTRESNRNQEITTEQWDKEYEIRSQLISKEEINRDLQKELFKKQEEVKEIEESLKDQKQVYYNLVEDVEKYRMYVGDIAVQGKGIQVTLEDSSYVPEGENVNNYIVHESHLFSVINELYISGADAISINGQRLSSHSYIYCNGPVVTVDGNQFPAPFVISAIGDPNVLLPALNITGGIVDQLSYDNVVVTLEKLENIKMEPLLQEKKLRHRKVIRCFTNGLLFR; translated from the coding sequence CTGAGGGGTAGTTATGTGATTTTTTCTCTCATTCTCTTAGTTGCAGGTTTTCTGTTTTCATATTCTTATCAGCTGACAAGGGAAAGTAATCGAAACCAAGAGATAACTACCGAACAATGGGATAAAGAATATGAAATTAGATCACAACTTATTTCAAAAGAAGAAATAAACCGAGATCTCCAAAAAGAACTTTTCAAAAAACAAGAAGAAGTGAAAGAAATTGAAGAATCTCTAAAGGATCAAAAACAGGTGTATTACAATCTTGTAGAAGATGTTGAAAAGTATCGCATGTATGTTGGTGATATAGCAGTTCAAGGTAAAGGGATACAAGTAACATTAGAAGATTCCTCTTACGTCCCTGAAGGAGAAAATGTAAACAATTATATCGTGCATGAGAGTCATTTGTTTAGTGTTATTAATGAACTTTATATCTCGGGAGCAGATGCTATCTCAATTAACGGTCAAAGGTTATCAAGTCATTCGTATATATATTGCAATGGACCAGTTGTGACAGTTGATGGAAATCAGTTCCCTGCACCTTTTGTGATATCAGCGATTGGGGACCCAAATGTTTTATTACCTGCATTGAATATTACTGGTGGAATTGTAGATCAGCTTTCCTATGATAATGTTGTGGTAACTTTAGAAAAACTAGAAAATATTAAGATGGAGCCACTTCTACAAGAAAAAAAGCTTCGTCATAGGAAAGTAATACGATGTTTCACTAACGGATTATTGTTTAGATAG
- a CDS encoding DUF881 domain-containing protein, with product MKQKSWIKGLSFALLTMIFGLMLGIQFQTIKEPVERDTRDMWQLREDLKKEQQLQAELLNEIRKYDEIIESYKKQENSNPETALKETLAVLKEEVGLTEISGEGITITIDRLFSEELLGVEIQNISPELLKRLINELNSYGAKEISIEGRRVINSTVIRDINGQTKMDNFSLNSFPIKINVISDNVEKLYNRMNASNTDEDFAIDNLKLTISDPIEQLTIPPYEDPIRVRNMKPVESSDKGGG from the coding sequence GTGAAACAAAAAAGTTGGATAAAGGGTCTTAGTTTTGCTTTGCTAACAATGATCTTTGGTTTAATGCTTGGAATTCAGTTTCAAACAATTAAAGAACCAGTGGAAAGAGATACGCGTGATATGTGGCAGCTTAGGGAAGATTTAAAAAAAGAGCAACAACTTCAAGCGGAGCTTCTTAATGAGATACGAAAATATGATGAAATTATTGAGTCTTATAAGAAGCAAGAAAATTCGAATCCAGAAACAGCCTTGAAAGAGACCTTGGCAGTTTTAAAGGAAGAAGTTGGTTTAACCGAGATTTCTGGAGAGGGCATAACGATTACAATTGATCGATTGTTTTCAGAAGAATTACTTGGAGTAGAAATACAAAATATTTCACCAGAGCTTTTAAAACGGTTAATTAATGAACTCAATTCTTATGGAGCAAAAGAGATCTCAATAGAAGGCAGAAGGGTTATTAATTCGACTGTCATAAGAGATATCAATGGTCAAACTAAGATGGATAATTTTAGCTTAAACAGTTTTCCTATAAAGATAAACGTCATTTCAGATAATGTGGAAAAGCTTTATAACAGAATGAATGCTTCGAATACTGATGAAGATTTTGCTATAGATAATCTTAAGTTAACGATATCAGACCCAATTGAACAGTTAACGATTCCTCCTTATGAAGATCCAATTCGAGTTCGGAATATGAAACCTGTAGAATCATCAGATAAAGGGGGAGGATAA
- a CDS encoding small basic family protein translates to MWLPILGLILGVFLGLVSELRIPPEYSNYLSIAILAALDTLLGGIRAHLQDIYDEMVFVSGFFFNIILAASLAFLGVHLGVDLYLVAMFAFGVRLFQNIAVIRRILITKWSNSREKVKKIE, encoded by the coding sequence ATGTGGCTGCCAATTTTAGGACTGATTCTCGGTGTCTTTTTAGGTCTAGTATCGGAGTTGCGTATTCCCCCTGAGTATTCCAATTATTTATCAATTGCAATTTTAGCAGCACTTGATACACTGTTAGGAGGAATTCGTGCACATCTTCAGGATATCTATGATGAAATGGTGTTCGTTTCTGGATTTTTCTTTAACATCATTTTAGCTGCAAGTTTAGCTTTTCTAGGTGTCCATCTTGGTGTAGACTTGTATTTAGTTGCAATGTTTGCCTTTGGAGTAAGGCTATTTCAAAATATAGCAGTAATAAGAAGGATTCTTATTACGAAATGGTCTAATTCTAGGGAAAAAGTGAAAAAAATTGAATAA
- the ftsA gene encoding cell division protein FtsA, with translation MNSNELFVSLDIGTSSVKVIIGEMTNDALNIIGVGNVKSEGLRKGSIVDIDETVHSIKKAVEQAERMVGISLTRVVVGVTGNHVQLQDCHGVVAVSSENREISNEDVRRVIEAAQVISIPPEREIIDVIPRQFIVDGLDEINDPRGMLGVRLEMEGTIITGSKTILHNLLRCVERAGLEITDICLQPLAAGSVALSKDEKNLGVALVEIGGGSTTIAVFEQNHLIASTVLPVGGEHITKDLSIGLRTTTDEAERIKLKYGHAFYDHASEDEIFEAAVIGSDQKRTFNQLEVADIIEARLEELYELILHELRRLGIGELPGGFVLTGGTVRMPGVLELGQVVLQNSVRIASPDYIGVREPQYMTGVGLIQFAYKNAKIQGRKIGSNVTVDAVEVAATKEPQQQRTKPQQQQEDKKVNKVKKFFGYFFE, from the coding sequence ATGAACAGCAATGAACTATTTGTAAGTCTTGACATCGGTACATCCAGTGTTAAAGTAATTATTGGTGAAATGACGAATGATGCTTTAAACATTATTGGTGTAGGTAATGTAAAATCAGAAGGATTAAGAAAAGGGTCTATAGTTGATATAGACGAAACAGTTCATTCTATAAAAAAAGCGGTTGAGCAGGCCGAGAGAATGGTTGGAATCTCCTTAACGAGAGTGGTAGTAGGTGTTACAGGAAATCATGTACAATTACAGGATTGCCACGGAGTTGTAGCTGTTTCGAGTGAGAATAGAGAAATATCAAATGAAGATGTAAGACGAGTTATTGAAGCTGCTCAAGTTATCTCAATTCCACCTGAACGAGAAATAATCGATGTTATTCCAAGACAATTTATTGTAGATGGACTAGATGAAATCAATGATCCAAGAGGAATGCTTGGGGTTCGTTTGGAAATGGAAGGTACCATTATTACTGGATCTAAAACGATCTTACATAATTTATTGCGTTGTGTAGAGCGTGCAGGCCTTGAAATAACTGATATCTGTTTACAACCTCTAGCTGCAGGATCTGTTGCATTATCAAAAGATGAGAAAAACCTGGGTGTTGCACTAGTTGAAATCGGTGGGGGATCCACTACAATTGCAGTGTTTGAACAAAATCACCTGATTGCATCGACTGTCTTGCCTGTCGGTGGTGAGCACATTACGAAAGATTTGTCTATAGGTCTTCGTACAACTACCGATGAAGCGGAACGTATAAAGCTAAAATATGGACATGCCTTTTATGATCATGCTTCAGAGGATGAAATTTTTGAAGCAGCAGTTATTGGATCAGATCAGAAAAGAACTTTTAACCAATTAGAAGTTGCGGACATTATCGAAGCTCGTTTAGAAGAGTTATATGAGCTTATCTTACATGAGCTAAGAAGATTAGGGATTGGAGAATTACCTGGCGGCTTTGTTCTAACCGGGGGTACAGTTAGAATGCCCGGAGTACTTGAATTAGGACAAGTTGTTCTTCAGAATAGTGTAAGAATTGCAAGTCCGGATTATATTGGTGTCAGAGAACCTCAATATATGACGGGTGTAGGCTTGATTCAATTTGCATATAAGAATGCGAAAATTCAAGGTAGAAAAATAGGTTCAAACGTTACTGTTGATGCTGTAGAAGTAGCAGCAACAAAGGAACCGCAACAGCAGCGTACAAAACCTCAGCAACAACAAGAAGATAAAAAGGTAAATAAAGTGAAGAAATTTTTTGGCTACTTCTTTGAATAG
- the ftsZ gene encoding cell division protein FtsZ has product MLEFDTNIDGLATIKVIGVGGGGNNAVNRMIEHGVQGVEFIAVNTDAQALNLSKAEVKMQIGSKLTRGLGAGANPEVGKKAAEESREQIEEALRGADMVFVTAGMGGGTGTGAAPVIAQIAKDLGALTVGVVTRPFTFEGRKRQMQAAGGISSMKESVDTLIVIPNDRLLEIVDKNTPMLEAFREADNVLRQGVQGISDLIATPGLINLDFADVKTIMSNRGSALMGIGVATGENRAAEAAKKAISSPLLEKSIDGAQGVLMNITGGMNLSLYEVQEAADIVATASDQDVNMIFGSVINENLKDEIIVTVIATGFTEQEISPLKQPNTRQFNNGNTLTKVPPKRESYREEPVQEAPTRTNTQQPEETLDIPTFLRNRNKRR; this is encoded by the coding sequence ATGTTGGAGTTTGATACGAATATTGACGGCTTGGCTACCATCAAAGTAATTGGAGTTGGTGGCGGTGGTAATAACGCTGTTAATCGAATGATAGAGCACGGTGTACAAGGTGTAGAATTTATTGCAGTTAACACGGATGCACAAGCATTAAACTTATCTAAAGCAGAAGTGAAGATGCAGATTGGATCGAAGCTTACAAGAGGACTAGGTGCTGGTGCTAACCCTGAAGTAGGGAAAAAAGCTGCTGAAGAAAGCAGAGAGCAAATTGAAGAAGCTTTAAGAGGAGCTGACATGGTATTCGTTACAGCTGGAATGGGCGGCGGAACTGGAACTGGAGCAGCACCTGTTATTGCACAAATTGCTAAAGATTTAGGTGCTCTTACAGTCGGTGTTGTTACTAGACCGTTTACATTTGAAGGACGTAAACGTCAAATGCAAGCAGCTGGCGGTATTTCTTCAATGAAAGAGTCAGTGGATACACTTATTGTGATTCCAAATGACCGTTTACTTGAAATTGTTGATAAAAATACACCTATGCTTGAAGCGTTTAGAGAAGCAGATAATGTTCTTCGTCAAGGGGTTCAAGGTATTTCTGACTTAATCGCTACCCCAGGTTTAATAAACCTTGACTTTGCAGATGTAAAAACGATTATGTCAAATAGAGGATCTGCTTTAATGGGAATTGGTGTAGCCACTGGAGAAAATCGTGCTGCAGAAGCTGCTAAGAAAGCTATTTCCAGTCCACTATTAGAAAAATCAATTGACGGTGCTCAGGGTGTTCTTATGAACATTACTGGTGGAATGAATTTAAGTTTATATGAGGTACAAGAGGCAGCTGATATTGTAGCTACTGCTTCTGATCAAGATGTAAACATGATTTTTGGTTCTGTTATTAATGAAAACCTAAAGGATGAAATAATTGTTACAGTTATTGCTACTGGTTTTACAGAACAAGAAATTAGTCCTTTAAAACAACCGAATACTCGTCAATTTAATAACGGTAATACGTTAACAAAAGTTCCACCAAAACGTGAGAGTTATCGAGAGGAACCGGTACAAGAAGCACCAACTCGTACTAATACACAACAACCTGAAGAAACGCTTGATATTCCGACCTTCTTACGTAACCGTAATAAACGTAGATAA
- a CDS encoding sigma-E processing peptidase SpoIIGA encodes MSIYLDVIWLLNFSFDLFLLVLTAIALKRKIMKIRILLAALLGSSIVIMMFSPLAFISTHPLGKMSISILMVLLAFGFKRFRYFFHGLFTFYFVTFLVGGGMIGVHYFLQAEISYLDGILMTNSTGFGHPISWLFVLIGFPVLWMFARNSLEGFEAKKIHYEQLVTVKIKVDSTQMTLKEIWLIVEINCLIRLLVVLL; translated from the coding sequence ATGTCTATTTATTTAGACGTTATTTGGCTCTTAAACTTTTCCTTTGATTTGTTTCTACTTGTTTTAACAGCCATTGCATTGAAAAGGAAAATAATGAAAATAAGAATTCTTCTTGCGGCACTATTAGGCTCAAGTATCGTGATTATGATGTTTAGCCCTTTAGCATTTATCTCTACACATCCTCTTGGAAAAATGAGTATCTCTATTTTAATGGTCTTGTTGGCATTTGGCTTTAAACGATTTCGCTATTTTTTTCATGGCCTTTTCACCTTTTATTTTGTCACTTTTCTAGTAGGTGGTGGAATGATCGGTGTTCATTATTTTTTACAGGCAGAAATCTCTTATTTAGACGGAATCTTAATGACTAATTCAACTGGCTTTGGACACCCAATCAGCTGGTTATTTGTACTTATTGGATTTCCAGTTTTATGGATGTTTGCAAGGAATAGTTTAGAAGGCTTTGAAGCAAAAAAAATTCATTACGAACAATTGGTGACTGTTAAGATAAAGGTAGATTCAACTCAAATGACCTTAAAGGAAATTTGGTTGATAGTGGAAATCAACTGTTTGATCCGATTACTCGTAGTCCTGTTATGA
- a CDS encoding sigma-E processing peptidase SpoIIGA: MILDTQKVKDYIPEQLVHHALQDDVMKAMTDDQQEGHEWEHRVRIIPYRVVGKENQFLLGFKPDEVWIETNSEKIKVQKTIVGLNRTALSSEDEYQCIVHPKMLQGPSIQNVS, from the coding sequence ATGATTTTAGATACTCAGAAAGTTAAGGACTATATTCCTGAACAACTCGTTCACCATGCGCTGCAAGATGATGTGATGAAGGCAATGACTGACGATCAACAAGAAGGTCACGAATGGGAGCATCGGGTTCGGATTATACCTTATCGTGTGGTAGGAAAAGAGAATCAGTTTTTATTAGGATTTAAGCCAGATGAAGTGTGGATAGAAACAAATAGTGAAAAAATCAAGGTACAAAAGACAATTGTTGGGTTAAATCGAACTGCTCTGTCTTCAGAGGATGAATATCAATGTATCGTTCATCCGAAAATGCTTCAAGGCCCATCAATCCAAAATGTTTCGTAA
- the sigE gene encoding RNA polymerase sporulation sigma factor SigE: MKKLKLQLTYLWYKLLIKLGIKSDEVYYIGGSEALPPPLSKDEEEVLLQKLPSGDQAARSILIERNLRLVVYIARKFENTGINIEDLISIGTIGLIKAVNTFNPEKKIKLATYASRCIENEILMYLRRNNKLRSEVSFDEPLNIDWDGNELLLSDVLGTEDDIITKDLEANVDRKLLLKALHQLNDREKQIMELRFGLLGGEEKTQKDVADMLGISQSYISRLEKRIIKRLQKEFNKMV; the protein is encoded by the coding sequence ATGAAAAAATTAAAGTTACAGCTAACATACTTATGGTATAAGTTATTAATTAAACTAGGGATTAAATCTGATGAGGTATACTACATTGGTGGAAGTGAAGCATTACCACCACCTCTTTCTAAAGATGAAGAAGAAGTTTTGCTACAAAAACTACCTTCAGGTGATCAAGCCGCTCGATCAATTTTAATTGAACGAAATTTACGATTGGTTGTTTATATTGCACGTAAATTTGAAAATACAGGAATTAATATAGAAGATTTAATCAGTATTGGTACGATTGGCTTGATTAAGGCAGTTAATACATTTAACCCGGAAAAGAAAATAAAATTAGCTACATATGCTTCAAGATGTATAGAAAATGAAATACTCATGTATTTACGAAGAAATAACAAATTACGCTCAGAGGTTTCTTTTGATGAACCCTTAAATATTGATTGGGATGGTAATGAGTTATTATTATCAGATGTTTTAGGTACAGAAGATGACATTATTACAAAGGATCTTGAAGCAAATGTAGACAGAAAATTACTTTTAAAGGCACTACATCAATTAAATGATCGAGAAAAACAAATTATGGAATTAAGATTTGGATTGCTTGGTGGTGAAGAAAAGACTCAAAAGGATGTGGCAGATATGTTAGGCATATCTCAATCCTATATCTCCAGGCTTGAGAAGCGTATTATTAAAAGGCTGCAAAAAGAATTTAATAAAATGGTCTAA
- the sigG gene encoding RNA polymerase sporulation sigma factor SigG, translated as MLNTVQQLLLGGKDVTRNKVEICGVDTSKLPVLKNEKMRELFKRMQNGDISAREELVNGNLRLVLSVIQRFNNRGEFVDDLFQVGCIGLMKSIDNFDLGQNVKFSTYAVPMIIGEIRRYLRDNNPIRVSRSLRDIAYKALQVRERLMSETSREPTAEEISKVLDVPHEEIVFALDAIQDPVSLFEPIYNDGGDPIFVMDQLSDEKNRDIQWIEELALKEGMRRLNSREKLILRKRFFQGKTQMEVAEEIGISQAQVSRLEKAAIKQMNKNIQN; from the coding sequence ATACTTAACACTGTACAGCAACTCCTGTTAGGAGGGAAAGATGTGACAAGAAATAAAGTTGAAATTTGTGGAGTAGATACCTCTAAACTTCCAGTTCTTAAGAATGAGAAAATGAGAGAGCTATTTAAGCGAATGCAAAACGGAGACATATCAGCAAGAGAAGAGCTGGTAAATGGCAACTTAAGATTGGTACTTAGTGTAATCCAGCGATTTAACAACCGAGGAGAATTTGTTGACGATTTGTTTCAAGTTGGCTGTATAGGATTAATGAAATCAATCGATAATTTTGACTTAGGCCAGAACGTCAAATTTTCAACATATGCTGTACCAATGATTATCGGAGAAATCCGAAGATACTTAAGAGATAATAACCCAATCCGTGTCTCCCGTTCTTTAAGAGACATCGCTTACAAAGCACTACAAGTAAGAGAACGTTTAATGAGTGAGACCTCCCGGGAGCCAACCGCAGAGGAAATATCAAAAGTACTTGATGTCCCACATGAGGAAATTGTATTTGCACTTGATGCTATTCAAGACCCGGTTTCACTTTTTGAGCCTATCTACAATGATGGGGGAGACCCAATTTTTGTCATGGATCAGTTAAGTGATGAAAAAAATCGCGATATTCAGTGGATTGAAGAATTAGCATTAAAAGAAGGTATGAGACGCCTTAACAGCCGAGAAAAGCTAATTCTACGCAAGAGATTTTTCCAAGGCAAAACTCAAATGGAAGTCGCAGAAGAAATAGGGATTTCTCAAGCACAAGTTTCTCGTCTAGAAAAAGCTGCAATTAAACAAATGAATAAAAATATCCAAAATTAA
- a CDS encoding YlmC/YmxH family sporulation protein, with protein sequence MGVKLMNISEFQTKDVVNVSDGKKMGNIGDFDINVTTGKIQAIIINGQGRMLGFFGKDEEFVIPWRNIVKIGEDVILVRMNRQIELQDE encoded by the coding sequence ATGGGGGTAAAGTTAATGAATATATCCGAGTTCCAAACAAAAGATGTTGTTAATGTTTCAGATGGAAAAAAGATGGGTAACATTGGAGATTTTGATATTAATGTTACAACAGGGAAAATTCAAGCCATCATTATAAATGGTCAAGGAAGAATGCTTGGTTTTTTTGGAAAAGACGAGGAATTCGTCATTCCATGGCGAAATATAGTAAAAATAGGGGAAGATGTTATTTTAGTGAGAATGAATCGACAAATTGAGCTTCAAGATGAATAA
- the pgeF gene encoding peptidoglycan editing factor PgeF, translating to MTANSFQLEDKMYLSVSPWDGLIKGLSVGFTTKNGGNSVEEFSSLNLGLHVNDQNEIVIKNRDQLAKALGFTLDNWVFAEQVHSNVIKKVTKESKGKGISVYTDGLTASDGIYTSEKGIMLSLCFADCVPLYFIAPEHSLIGLAHAGWKGTVKNIAGEMIIKWNKDEGVNLKDIKVAIGPAINDCCYIVDEKVISSIDKNILKEYPLPYNTVSEGQYKLNLPLLNKYYLLSAGIPDENIITSDLCTSCESGLFFSHRRDKGKTGRMLSFIGINEEAHL from the coding sequence ATGACAGCAAACTCTTTTCAGTTAGAGGATAAAATGTATTTGTCAGTCAGTCCCTGGGATGGTTTAATAAAGGGTCTTTCAGTTGGGTTTACAACTAAAAACGGTGGTAATAGTGTTGAAGAATTTTCCTCTTTAAACCTAGGTCTTCACGTTAACGACCAAAACGAAATTGTTATAAAGAACAGAGATCAACTTGCAAAGGCTTTGGGATTTACATTAGATAACTGGGTTTTTGCAGAACAAGTTCATTCCAATGTTATAAAGAAAGTGACAAAAGAGAGCAAAGGAAAGGGTATAAGTGTATATACAGATGGATTAACTGCGTCTGACGGTATTTACACGTCTGAAAAGGGAATCATGCTATCTCTGTGTTTTGCAGATTGTGTGCCTTTATACTTTATTGCTCCCGAACATTCTTTAATTGGTCTTGCTCATGCTGGCTGGAAAGGGACAGTAAAGAATATTGCTGGTGAAATGATCATAAAGTGGAATAAAGACGAGGGAGTAAACCTAAAGGATATTAAAGTAGCTATTGGTCCCGCAATTAATGATTGTTGTTATATTGTTGACGAAAAAGTGATATCCTCAATAGATAAGAATATTTTAAAAGAATACCCATTGCCTTATAACACTGTATCAGAGGGGCAATACAAATTAAACCTTCCTCTACTTAATAAATACTATCTTTTGAGTGCAGGTATACCGGATGAAAATATTATAACATCCGATTTATGTACAAGTTGTGAAAGTGGACTGTTTTTTTCTCATCGTCGTGACAAAGGAAAAACAGGTAGGATGTTAAGCTTTATTGGAATAAATGAGGAGGCTCACCTGTAG
- a CDS encoding YggS family pyridoxal phosphate-dependent enzyme, producing the protein MNVQENYRNIRSTIEKTCERIGRNANEVHVVAVTKYVSVQRAKEALDAGVKHLGENRDEGLIEKIEIIGEGPNWHFIGSLQTRKVKNIINKVDYIHSLDRLSLAKEIDKRAQQPIKCFVQVNVSGEEAKHGCSPEDVVKFIQTLSEYPNIMIVGLMTMAPLTEDHDVIRGCFKRLKQLQQDVQALQLLSAPCMELSMGMSNDYEIAIEEGATFIRIGTSLVGNEIGGV; encoded by the coding sequence ATGAACGTGCAGGAAAATTACCGTAATATACGTAGTACAATTGAAAAAACATGTGAACGAATAGGTAGAAATGCAAATGAAGTACATGTAGTTGCTGTAACAAAGTATGTAAGTGTTCAACGTGCAAAGGAAGCCCTTGATGCTGGAGTTAAACATTTAGGAGAAAACAGAGATGAAGGTCTTATTGAAAAAATAGAAATTATAGGAGAAGGTCCTAATTGGCACTTTATCGGTTCATTGCAAACACGTAAGGTGAAGAATATTATCAATAAAGTTGATTATATTCATTCGTTAGATCGCCTTTCATTAGCAAAAGAAATTGATAAGCGTGCTCAACAACCTATTAAATGCTTTGTTCAAGTTAATGTTTCCGGCGAAGAAGCTAAGCATGGCTGTTCACCAGAAGATGTTGTAAAATTTATTCAAACATTATCAGAGTATCCTAACATTATGATTGTTGGATTAATGACAATGGCACCATTAACTGAGGACCATGATGTTATTCGAGGCTGTTTTAAACGATTAAAACAGCTTCAGCAAGATGTACAAGCATTACAACTCCTATCGGCACCTTGTATGGAACTATCAATGGGTATGTCTAATGATTATGAAATAGCGATTGAAGAAGGTGCTACTTTTATTAGAATTGGCACTTCTCTGGTCGGAAATGAAATTGGAGGTGTATAA
- a CDS encoding cell division protein SepF: MSIKNRFKSFFALEDEEYEYDENEGYDEEFETTQQQQQPLATKHQSQPAKQNVVSLQSIQKSSKVVLSEPRVYAEAQEVADHLKNRRAVVVNLQSIQRDQAKRIVDFLSGTVYAIGGDIQRIGMNIFLCTPDNVDVSGSISELVTEDDHQRW; this comes from the coding sequence ATGTCAATCAAAAATAGATTTAAAAGTTTTTTCGCATTAGAAGATGAAGAATATGAATATGATGAGAATGAGGGGTATGATGAAGAGTTTGAAACAACTCAACAGCAACAACAACCCTTGGCAACTAAACATCAATCTCAACCAGCAAAGCAAAATGTGGTGAGTTTGCAAAGTATTCAAAAATCCTCTAAAGTTGTTTTAAGTGAACCAAGAGTGTATGCTGAAGCTCAAGAAGTTGCAGATCATTTGAAGAATCGCCGTGCGGTGGTTGTTAATCTTCAAAGTATACAAAGAGATCAGGCGAAAAGAATTGTTGATTTTTTGAGTGGTACGGTATACGCAATTGGTGGAGATATTCAGCGAATTGGAATGAACATTTTTTTATGTACTCCTGATAATGTTGATGTTTCAGGCTCCATATCTGAATTAGTAACAGAAGATGATCATCAAAGGTGGTAG
- a CDS encoding YggT family protein: MGILFSLLSTLITFYSYALIVYILLSWFPGARESGFGQFLAKICEPYLEPFRKFIPPLGMIDISPIVAILALRFAQYGIASIFRMIG; encoded by the coding sequence ATGGGTATATTATTTAGTTTACTCTCTACATTAATTACTTTTTATTCGTACGCGCTAATTGTTTACATATTACTATCTTGGTTCCCAGGAGCAAGGGAATCAGGATTCGGGCAATTTTTAGCAAAAATTTGCGAACCATACCTAGAGCCCTTCCGGAAATTCATTCCACCACTTGGTATGATTGATATTTCGCCGATTGTTGCAATTTTAGCTCTACGATTTGCTCAATATGGAATTGCTTCGATCTTCAGAATGATTGGCTAA